In a single window of the Arachis hypogaea cultivar Tifrunner chromosome 6, arahy.Tifrunner.gnm2.J5K5, whole genome shotgun sequence genome:
- the LOC112695294 gene encoding uncharacterized protein yields the protein MVRAPCCSKVGLHRGPWTPREDALLTQYIQSHGEGQWRSLPKRAGLLRCGKSCRLRWMNYLRPDIKRGNITPEEDDLIIRMHSLLGNRWSLIAGRLPGRTDNEIKNYWNTHLSKKVLRSQPKKKKQKKKDAQAEGEAETEKNNKTVVYLPKPIRVTAIPRTKSTLTLESNSGSASTSHEKQEVAQEVNNIDDVMICGNVEEDEELGLFLGGDGEDQYHIDQVVNGSDDVECGSPYFIGDCESLEKLYEEYLQLLNTDDANPDQFDSVKNFLL from the exons ATGGTAAGAGCTCCTTGTTGTTCAAAAGTTGGATTGCACAGAGGTCCATGGACTCCCCGAGAAGATGCATTACTCACCCAATATATTCAATCCCATGGCGAAGGCCAATGGAGATCACTCCCTAAAAGAGCTG GCCTTCTTAGATGCGGGAAGAGTTGCAGGTTGAGATGGATGAACTATCTGAGACCAGATATCAAGAGAGGCAACATAACACCCGAGGAAGACGATCTCATCATTAGAATGCATTCACTCTTAGGGAACAGGTGGTCCCTCATCGCTGGAAGGTTACCGGGAAGAACcgacaatgaaataaaaaattactggAATACCCACCTCAGCAAGAAGGTCCTCAGGAGTCAacccaagaagaagaagcagaagaagaaagaCGCACAAGCAGAGGGAGAGGCAGAAACAGAGAAGAACAACAAGACCGTTGTTTATTTACCCAAACCAATTCGAGTTACCGCTATTCCAAGAACCAAAAGTACCCTAACCTTGGAATCCAATTCAGGAAGCGCATCAACGAGCCACGAGAAACAAGAAGTTGCGCAAGAGGTAAATAATATTGATGACGTCATGATTTGCGGTAACGTCGAAGAAGATGAGGAGCTTGGACTGTTTCTCGGTGGTGATGGTGAAGATCAATACCATATTGACCAAGTAGTCAACGGATCTGATGACGTGGAATGCGGGTCCCCTTACTTTATCGGGGATTGTGAATCCCTTGAGAAGTTATATGAAGAATACCTTCAGTTGTTGAACACGGATGACGCCAATCCTGACCAATTCGATTCTGTTAAAAATTTTCTACTGTAA